In Brachypodium distachyon strain Bd21 chromosome 2, Brachypodium_distachyon_v3.0, whole genome shotgun sequence, one genomic interval encodes:
- the LOC100830000 gene encoding piezo-type mechanosensitive ion channel homolog isoform X2 — protein sequence MAWRAGGRAGRCLLPLLLLTGFHTWRLYLLYWCTIIYSAIAILAQVTFHIIWGIEGKGWIVAHSWWAKLVGFAREQPWESPFVIYFLVVQLSAAVLALVEVFGSRIHQDSCWLSFYFGIEQIGHHLRVACCLLLPAVQLVVSISHPSWISFPFFVFSCIGLVDWSLTSNFLGLFRWWRLLEIYSVFNILLLYIYQLRVKFPYVVVAFADFIGLFKVSSKSEWPELSSGISLLVYYFMLSSAKQDIQEMDSLMSLESDSLTEDLLPSRNAFLVRQSRSGRRHANVLLGGSVFRTFSINFFTYGFPVLLLTLSLWSFNFTSICAFGLLAYVGYILYAFPSLFQMHRLNGSLLVFILLWAASTYVFNVAFTFFNKRFQKDMMIWETVGLWHYSIPGLFLLAQFCLGVFVALCNLVNNSVFHYLTSEEGPSSSDDHLIDEKEDTMVLIVATLAWGLRKLSRTITLMLLFLLVMKPGFIHAVYMCFFLVFLVNHSISKRLRQFLVLFCEVHFSILYILQLDLVSNALERSGSLTMEVLSQLGLSNNAKTKDLMEIGAIVCFCAVHSHGFKMLFALSAVLRHTPCPPFGFSILKAGLNKSVLLSVYSSQNSRDGQVCRNSHEKKIASYLSKIGQKFLSAYRSYGTYVAFLTILLTLYLVTPNYISLGYLFFLLLWIIGRQLVEKTKRRLWFPLKVYAAVVFIFTYSLSISPFFEHLVSKLVKLYPDLGFDPEASLLANVWQSLAVLIVMQLYSYERRQNSDKNFIVSDASISGLLGFLRRLLIWHSEKILSISVFYACLSSISLSGLAYLLGLIVFSTLPKVSRIPSKVYLVYTGFLATSEYLFQMLCKPSQMCPGQQLHGLSVFLGLKHYDSGFWGVENGLRGKVLVIVACTIQYNVFHWLDLMPTSLVHEGKWEEPCQLFISSDPSANPMDGREENHSSNRLALLFSKVQGLMGSSSSSSLSSGNTYQTSESVENVTKGSDEDKRYSFAKMWGVSKESHKWDKKRIISLKRERFETQKTTFKSYMTFWIENLFKLRGLEINMIVLLLASFTLLNIVSIFYILCLVVCILMNRDLIQKLWPIFVALFATVLILEYFALWKDGMLWLHSTNDIEVHCRECWKNSRIFIDYCSKCWLGLIADDPRMLVSYYVVFIFSSFKLRSDHFSGFSDSDTYRQMRSQRKNAFVWRDLSLETKSFWTFLDYVRLYAYCHLLDIVLALIAITGTLEYDFLHLGYLGFALVFFRMRLEILKKKNKIFKYLRMYNFALIVLSLAYQSPYVGQFSSGKCDQIDYLYEIIGFYKYDYGFKITSRSAFVEIVIFLLVSVQSYIFSSGEFDYVSRYLEAEQIGAMVREQEKKALKKTEQLQHLRRSEEQKRQRNLQVERMKSEMYNLQSQLNRMNSFTPIENASQNDGLRRRRTTRLYSDTDAPLLDNEIGSPTKDKIGSTESSQSFEFSVAGTKNMGDLLFQGSSDTLRSPIRGRSEEFMLADNARNSLGSTSEIIELEESDIKLHPNLHKTEKERRQPKENPLKSAVQLIGDGVSQVQSFGNQAVTNIVSFLNIDPEESLPNEHPSEGIIYDVVESQRETQDGQLPRMHSDSLVTAEKSSASMPIGVIFRYIWYQMRSNYDYVCYCCFVLVFLWSFSLLSMVYLGALFLYALCVNYGPSYLFWVIVLIYTELNILSQYIYQIIIQHCGLNIHLTLLQRLGFPDDKIKASFVVSILPLFLVYISTLLQSSITAKDGEWVPVTEFSFLSARNNIEEKHYISYHWKDRLKSLHLPVINLIRMTGRGLSRYWMSLTQGAESPPYFVQITMEVNHWPEDGIQPERIESAINKVLVTAHEERCQSNLPSSCHSSSRVRIQSIERSKENSNMALAVLEVVYAAPIECQSAGWYKSLTPAADVEREIHESQKAGLFEEINFPYPIVSVIGGGKREIDLYAYYFGADMAVFFLVAMFYQSILKNKSEFLEVYQLEDQFPKEFVFILMILFFLIVVDRIIYLWSFATGKVVFYLFNLVLFTYSVTEYAWGMELAHRDVGGFVLRSIYLTKSISLALQALQIRYGIPNKSNLYRQFLTSKVTQVNYLGFRLYRALPFLYELRCVLDWSCTTTSLTMYDWLKLEDIYASLFLVKCDTLLNRANHRHGEKQTRMTKFCSGICLFFVLICVIWAPMLIYSSGNPTNIANPIIDVSVKIDIKALGGRLTFFQTTACEKIPWKYLKAYNDVDPLDYLGGYNVEDIQLICCQPDASTMWLVPPPVQTRFIRSLEETEMIFGNMELILNWDFLRARPKGKELVKYESPVEQCPSVDDVKQVLNGSANSFRITDAYPRYFRVTGSGEVRRLEASIDSVSGELLLNNGTPPWWSFYDTNPSDLAGCQGQNGPMAIVVSEETPQGIIGETLSKFSIWSLYITFVLAVARFIRLQCSDLRMRIPYENLPSCDRLLDICEGIYAARAEGELEVEEVLYWTLVNVYRSPHMLLEYTKPD from the exons ATGGCGTGGCGAGCGGGCGGCCGTGCCGGCCGCTGCCTGCTGCCGCTTTTGCTCTTGACAG GTTTTCACACTTGGAGGCTGTACCTGTTATATTGGTGTACAATTATTTACTCAGCAATTGCCATTTTAGCACAAGTTACATTTCATATAATATGGGGCATTGAGGGAAAGGGATGGATTGTGGCTCATTCTTGGTGGGCAAAGCTGGTTGGTTTTGCAAG GGAGCAGCCTTGGGAGTCACCATTTGTTATCTATTTTCTTGTCGTGCAGCTATCTGCTGCTGTCCTTGCTTTGGTTGAAGTCTTTGGAAGCAGGATTCATCAAGATTCATGTTGGCTAAGTTTCTACTTTGGGATTGAGCAAATAG GTCATCATTTGCGGGTTGCATGTTGTTTGTTGCTGCCTGCTGTCCAGTTAGTTGTTAGTATCAGTCACCCTTCTTGGATTTCATTTCCATTCTTTGTATTTAGCTGCATTGGTCTTGTGGATTGGTCCTTAACAAGCAATTTTCTTGGACTTTTTCG GTGGTGGAGGTTACTTGAAATATATTCAGTGTTCAACATTCTTTTACTTTATATCTACCAATTACGTGTCAAGTTTCCCTATGTTGTGGTAGCCTTTGCCGACTTTATTGGTCTATTCAAAGTTTCCTCGAAATCAGAATGGCCTGAGCTGTCTTCCGGTATTTCTCTTCTGGTGTATTACTTCATG CTGTCATCAGCCAAACAAGACATACAAGAAATGGATTCTCTAATGTCTCTAGAAAGTGACAGCTTAACAGAGGACCTTCTGCCTTCCAGGAATGCATTTTTGGTTCGCCAATCTCG ATCTGGCAGAAGGCATGCTAATGTATTACTGGGAGGATCAGTTTTCAGAACATTTAGCATTAATTTCTTCACTTATGGCTTCCCG GTTTTGCTTCTTACGCTTTCCTTGTGGAGTTTCAACTTCACTAGTATTTGCGCTTTTGGTCTCCTTGCATATGTTGGATACATTTTATATgcttttccttctttgttCCAAATGCATCGGTTGAATGGGTCACTCCTAGTTTTCATTCTGCTATGGGCAGCAAGCACATATGTCTTCAATGTGGCATTCACATTCTTCAACAAAAGATTTCAAAAG GATATGATGATATGGGAAACTGTTGGGCTCTGGCATTATTCTATTCCTGGATTATTTCTACTTGCACAATTCTGCCTTGGAGTTTTTGTTGCACTTTGTAATCTTGTAAACAATTCTGTTTTTCATTACCTTACCTCTGAGGAGGGGCCATCATCAAGTGATGATCACCTTATCGATG AGAAGGAAGATACAATGGTTTTGATTGTAGCAACGCTAGCATGGGGTCTACGCAAACTTTCACGCACAATTACGTTGATGTTACTGTTTCTTCTTGTGATGAAACCTGGATTTATTCATGCTGTTTACA TGTGCTTTTTCTTGGTGTTTTTGGTGAATCACTCAATCAGCAAGAGACTGCGCCAATTCTTAGTGTTATTCTGTGAGGTGCATTTTTCTATTCTGTACATTCTTCAGCTTGATCTAGTCTCCAATGCTCTTGAGCGCAGCGGTTCACTAACGATGGAGGTACTCTCACAGTTAG GCCTATCAAATAATGCTAAAACAAAGGATTTGATGGAGATTGGTGCAATAGTATGCTTCTGTGCTGTCCATAGTCATGGTTTTAAAATGCTTTTTGCTCTCTCTGCGGTTCTTCGGCATACACCCTGTCCACCCTTTGGGTTCAGTATCCTAAAGGCTGGTTTGAACAAGTCAGTTCTCCTTTCAGTTTATAGCTCCCAAAATTCACGAGATGGCCAAGTTTGCCGCAATTCACATG aaaagaaaattgcgTCTTATCTCAGTAAAATCGGGCAGAAATTTCTTTCTGCATATCGCTCATATGGAACTTATGTGGCTTTCCTCACAATTCTTTTGACTCTATACTTGGTGACTCCCAATTATATATCACTTGGTTaccttttcttccttctaCTATGGATAATCGGAAGGCAGCTTGTTGAAAAGACAAAAAGACGACTTTGGTTTCCATTAAAAGTATATGCTGCTGTGGTTTTTATTTTCACCTACAGCCTGAGTATTTCTCCATTCTTTGAGCACTTGGTCTCAAAGTTGGTTAAACTGTATCCTGATCTTGGATTTGATCCTGAAGCCTCTTTGTTGGCAAATGTTTGGCAATCATTGGCTGTTCTAATTGTGATGCAACTTTACAGCTATGAAAGAAGGCAGAACAGTGACAAAAACTTCATTGTTTCTGATGCTTCTATATCTGGGCTTCTAGGGTTCTTAAGAAGGTTGCTAATTTGGCATAGTGAGAAGATATTATCAATTAGTGTGTTCTATGCTTGCCTCTCATCAATCAGTTTATCTGGCCTAGCTTATCTGTTAGGTCTTATCGTGTTTTCAACCTTACCAAAAGTGTCACGGATTCCTTCGAAGGTTTACCTTGTCTATACTGGTTTTCTTGCTACATCTGAATACCTGTTCCAAATGTTATGCAAACCTTCTCAAATGTGTCCTGGTCAGCAGTTGCATGGCTTATCTGTGTTTCTTGGTTTGAAACATTATGATTCTGGGTTTTGGGGCGTTGAAAATGGGCTCAGAGGAAAAGTTTTGGTGATTGTGGCCTGCACCATTCAGTATAATGTGTTCCATTGGTTAGATTTGATGCCGACATCTCTAGTACATGAGGGTAAATGGGAAGAACCTTGCCAGCTATTTATCTCTTCCGATCCATCTGCTAATCCTATGGATGGCAGGGAGGAAAATCATTCATCAAATAGGCTTGCCTTGTTGTTCTCAAAAGTCCAAGGTCTTATGGGTAGCAGCTCAAGTTCATCGCTTAGTTCAGGCAACACTTATCAGACATCGGAATCTGTCGAGAATGTGACGAAGGGTTCGGATGAGGATAAAAGATACTCTTTTGCAAAGATGTGGGGAGTGTCAAAAGAAAGCCACAAGTGGGATAAGAAAAGGATTATTTCTCTGAAAAGAGAAAGATTTGAGACCCAGAAGACAACATTTAAGAGTTACATGACATTCTGGATCGAAAATCTTTTTAAACTTCGAGGCCTGGAAATTAACATGATTGTGTTACTATTGGCAAGCTTTACGTTGTTGAACATTGTATCGATCTTTTACATCTTGTGCCTTGTTGTATGCATTCTTATGAACAGAGATCTTATCCAGAAACTGTGGCCTATTTTTGTGGCTCTATTTGCCACTGTCTTAATACTCGAGTATTTTGCTCTTTGGAAAGATGGAATGCTCTGGTTACATAGTACCAATGACATCGAAGTCCATTGCCGTGAATGCTGGAAAAATTCACGTATTTTCATTGATTATTGTTCCAAATGTTGGTTAG GGCTAATAGCTGATGATCCTCGAATGCTGGTTAGCTACTATGTCGTGTTCATTTTTTCCTCATTCAAGCTACGGTCTGACCACTTCTCTGGTTTCTCGGACTCGGATACATATCGTCAGATGAGGTCCCAAAGAAAAAATGCATTTGTTTGGAGGGACCTCTCGCTGGAAACAAAAAGCTTCTGGACATTTCTTGATTATGTTCGGCTTTATGCTTACTGCCATTTATTAGACATAGTTTTGGCACTAATTGCTATCACTGGTACTCTGGAGTATGATTTTCTACACCTTGGCTATCTTGGGTTTGCTCTGGTTTTCTTCCGAATGAGACTTGAAatattgaagaagaaaaataagattttCAAGTATCTACGGATGTATAATTTTGCTCTTATTGTTTTATCACTGGCGTATCAATCTCCTTATGTTGGGCAGTTTAGCTCTGGCAAGTGTGATCAAATAGATTATCTTTATGAAATTATTGGATTCTACAAGTATGATTATGGCTTTAAGATAACATCACGGTCAGCTTTTGTTGAGATAGTGATCTTCTTACTGGTGTCAGTGCAATCGTACATCTTTAGTTCTGGTGAATTTGATTATGTATCAAGATACCTTGAAGCAGAGCAAATTGGTGCTATGGTCCGTGAGCAGGAGAAAAAGGCTTTGAAGAAAACTGAACAGCTGCAGCATCTTCGCAGGTCTGAAGAGCAAAAACGTCAGCGCAACCTGCAAGTGGAAAGGATGAAATCTGAGATGTACAATTTACAAAGCCAGCTTAATAGAATGAATTCATTCACCCCAATAGAGAATGCATCCCAAAATGATGGTCTACGGCGCAGGAGGACTACTAGGTTATACAGCGATACTGATGCCCCATTGCTAGATAATGAGATTGGATCACCAACTAAAGATAAGATTGGTAGCACAGAGTCATCACAGTCCTTTGAGTTTTCTGTAGCAGGTACAAAGAACATGGGAGATTTATTGTTCCAGGGCTCATCTGATACTCTGAGATCACCAATCAGGGGGAGAAGTGAAGAATTTATGCTTGCTGATAATGCTAGAAATTCCCTGGGCTCAACATCTGAGATTATCGAGCTTGAAGAGAGTGATATCAAGCTGCATCCTAACTTGCACAAAacggaaaaggaaagaagacaACCTAAGGAAAACCCACTTAAATCTGCAGTGCAGTTAATTGGTGATGGTGTTTCCCAAGTTCAATCATTCGGAAACCAGGCAGTTACAAATATTGTGAGCTTCTTAAATATCGATCCTGAAGAATCACTCCCTAATGAACACCCCTCAGAAGGTATCATTTATGATGTAGTGGAAAGTCAGAGGGAAACACAAGATGGCCAGTTACCGAGAATGCATTCAGATAGCTTGGTAACTGCAGAAAAATCCTCAGCAAGCATGCCAATTGGTGTAATCTTTCGGTACATATGGTACCAGATGCGAAGTAATTATGATTATGTCTGCTATTGCTGTTTTGTTCTGGTTTTCCTGTGGAGTTTCAGTTTGCTGTCCATGGTCTACCTTGGAGCACTTTTCTTATACGCTCTTTGTGTGAACTATGGGCCTAGTTACTTGTTTTGGGTCATTGTTCTGATCTACACTGAGCTCAACATTCTATCACAGTATATATATCAGATTATTATCCAGCACTGTGGTTTGAATATACATTTAACTCTTCTCCAGAGATTAGGTTTTCCTGACGATAAAATTAAGGCATCATTTGTTGTCAGCATATTGCCTCTCTTTTTGGTATATATATCTACTCTCCTGCAGAGCTCAATCACAGCGAAAGATGGCGAGTGGGTTCCTGTTACAGAATTCAGTTTTCTTAGTGCAAGAAACAACATTGAAGAGAAGCACTATATATCATACCACTGGAAAGATAGGCTAAAAAGTTTGCATTTGCCTGTGATAAATCTCATAAGGATGACTGGGAGAGGCTTATCTAGATACTGGATGTCACTAACACAAGGAGCAGAATCTCCTCCTTATTTTGTGCAAATTACAATGGAAGTAAACCATTGGCCAGAAGATGGAATCCAACCAGAAAGGATAGAGTCAGCAATTAATAAGGTGCTTGTGACAGCCCATGAAGAAAGATGTCAATCTAACTTGCCTTCATCATGCCATTCTTCTAGTCGAGTTCGGATACAAAGTATTGAACGGAGCAAAGAAAATTCTAATATGGCTCTTGCTGTACTAGAAGTTGTTTATGCTGCTCCTATAGAATGCCAGTCAGCAGGATGGTACAAATCACTCACTCCAGCAGCTGATGTAGAAAGGGAGATTCATGAGTCACAGAAGGCAGGCCTTTTTGAAGAAATTAATTTCCCTTACCCAATTGTCTCAGTGATCGGTGGTGGTAAAAGAGAGATTGATCTTTATGCATATTACTTTGGTGCTGACATGGcagttttctttcttgttgcCATGTTCTATCaatctattttaaaaaacaaGAGTGAATTTTTGGAAGTTTATCAGCTGGAGGATcagtttcctaaagagtttgTTTTCATCCTAATG ATTCTCTTTTTCTTGATTGTGGTTGACCGCATTATATACTTGTGGTCATTTGCCACGGGAAAAGTTGTCTTCTATCTTTTTAATCTTGTGCTCTTCACGTACTCTGTCACTGAGTATGCTTGGGGAATGGAGCTAGCCCACAGGGATGTTGGAGGATTTGTTCTACGTTCTATCTACCTTACAAAATCAATTTCCCTCGCACTGCAGGCTTTGCAGATCAGATATGGCATCCCTAACAAAAGTAACTTGTATCGACAATTTTTGACCAGTAAAGTCACGCAAGTAAATTACTTGGGTTTCCGGCTGTACCGTGCTTTACCATTCTTGTATGAGCTCCGGTGTGTTCTTGATTGGTCTTGTACGACAACATCGTTAACAATGTATGATTGGCTTAAG TTGGAGGACATATATGCAAGCTTGTTCCTTGTGAAATGTGATACACTTTTAAATAGGGCAAATCATCGACATGgggaaaagcaaacaagaatgaCAAAATTCTGTAGTGGGATATGCCTGTTCTTCGTACTTATTTGTGTTATTTGGGCTCCAATGTTG ATTTACAGCAGTGGTAATCCCACAAATATTGCCAACCCCATTATTGATGTCAGTGTTAAGATTGACATAAAGGCTCTTGGTGGAAGGTTAACCTTCTTTCAAACAACTGCTTGTGAAAAGATACCTTGGAAGTATCTGAAGGCCTATAATGATGTTGATCCTCTGGATTACTTGGGGGGATACAATGTTGAGGACATACAACTGATCTGTTGCCAACCTGATGCATCAACAATGTGGTTGGTGCCTCCTCCAGTCCAAACCAGATTTATTCGATCCCTTGAGGAGACAGAAATGATTTTTGGAAACATGGAACTTATTTTAAATTGGGATTTTCTTAGAGCTAGACCAAAAGGGAAGGAGTTAGTGAAATATGAATCACCTGTTGAGCAGTGCCCGAGTGTAGATGATGTTAAACAAGTTCTAAATGGATCTGCGAACAGCTTCAGAATAACCGATGCTTACCCTAGGTATTTCCGGGTTACTGGATCAGGTGAAGTGCGGCGACTAGAGGCATCG ATAGATTCCGTTAGTGGTGAACTGCTTTTGAATAATGGTACTCCTCCTTGGTGGTCATTCTATGATACAAACCCATCAGATTTGGCAGGCTGTCAAGGGCAGAATGGTCCTATGGCCATTGTCGTGTCTGAGGAGACACCTC AGGGCATTATTGGTGAAACACTCAGCAAATTCAGCATATGGAGTTTGTACATTACTTTTGTGTTAGCTGTTGCAAGATTTATTAGACTACAATGCTCAGACCTGAGAATGAGGATACCTTATGAGAATCTTCCATCATGCGACAG GTTGCTCGACATCTGTGAAGGCATCTATGCAGCACGGGCAGAGGGTGAGTTAGAAGTAGAAGAAGTTTTATATTGGACATTAGTAAATGTTTACAGGTCACCACACATGCTGCTTGAGTACACCAAGCCTGACTAG